From the genome of Aspergillus fumigatus Af293 chromosome 1, whole genome shotgun sequence, one region includes:
- a CDS encoding CCDC12/cwf18 family protein — MSLNHTSLDAAATERKARLAKLAALKRKQPEPETLTEARAGDHEPEDAAPDVTRKYLSGRNFDAETRGPKLGFDQAPTEGAKTLEAQAAEIAKATAEQAKKDEEKDQPIDLFKLQPKKPNWDLKRDLDEKMKILNVRTENAIARLVRQRMENAQRAAKAQGATRNEDEQGEEVGIEGDMLVEGIHVREREEEEERREMDEDS; from the coding sequence ATGTCGCTGAATCACACCTCTCTTGATGCGGCGGCAACAGAACGCAAAGCCCGTCTTGCGAAGCTTGCAGCTCTAAAGAGAAAGCAACCGGAACCGGAGACACTCACAGAGGCGCGTGCTGGAGACCATGAGCCTGAGGATGCCGCTCCGGATGTCACAAGAAAATACCTGTCCGGACGTAATTTCGATGCAGAAACTCGAGGCCCCAAACTGGGGTTCGATCAAGCGCCAACAGAAGGAGCGAAGACGCTCGAAGCGCAAGCTGCTGAGATAGCGAAGGCTACGGCGGAGCaggcgaagaaggatgaggagaaggacCAACCGATCGACCTGTTCAAGTTGCAGCCAAAGAAGCCTAATTGGGACCTAAAGCgtgaccttgatgagaaaatgaaaatTCTTAATGTGAGGACGGAAAATGCAATTGCGAGACTGGTTCGACAGCGCATGGAGAATGCGCAACGAGCAGCCAAGGCTCAGGGAGCGACGCGCAACGAAGATGAGCAGGGGGAGGAGGTAGGCATCGAAGGAGACATGCTTGTGGAAGGAATTCATGTCCGcgagagggaagaggaagaagaaagacggGAGATGGACGAGGATTCATGA